AAAGGTTTAGTGGAAAGTATGCAGGTTTGTTGTTCTAGATTTCTGaactttttcataaaaaaatgtaTTTGATTACATTTTAATGGAGCAAACATATAATTCTCTATTCTGTCAGGTCCTATCAAGACCACTACTAGCCCTTTCAATTGCAACAATTTTCTCTGACCAATCAGAATTAAGTGATGGAAAGTCAGATTGTGTTACTGATTCACATAGTGATTTAGTAAAATCCTCAGAATTATCTCCTGTGCAGGCTGATATGAATACAAGGTATATGAACGCTCTATATCTTCATGCACAGGTTTATCTATTTGTCTATTAACCCTTTGTGCTTTATTTTTTTGACGGGTACAAGTTTGTACTTAGGAAAAGAGAGAATGTATGTATCTCTAATTTTATTTGCTAGGATAAGAATTTGAAGAACTTATCTCAAATAATCGTTTATCTTCTCCTGTATGATGTATGTATATGTGAGGCATATTGAACCCAGAATTGTTGTGTTTTTATAACTACAGCTTCTTTGAATTAACATGTTGCTGTGTTCTTAGTCAAATGAAACTTGAACTTTATTTTACGGGTTTTTGTATCTTGATCATTTAGCTCTACTTGCAAGCTTTCTTACTTGTTCTTTTCATGCTTCTGCAGTCAGTGCTCGACAGATTCCAAAATTTTAGAATCTGAATATTGGTTGTCTCAACTCTTTCAAGAGCTTGAAAGTCAAGGGATTTGTTTGCCAGAAAGGTATTTTATGGTTATCTACATCTGCAGAACAGAATCTTATTCACAACTATCATAGTTCTTGGTGTCTCCGGTTGTTGCAGACCATGATTTTGTAGTGTTTATGCAGAATCAATAATGATGAGCTCCGAAGATTTTATGCAGCTTCTAATAAtgacttttcatgcttccttacCTCAATCAAAAAGACCGTACGTTGGCGAGAGGCTTACAGAATTCTTACTGAAGAAGAGCTGGAAAAGTGGTCAAAAGTTGTGTTTTGGCATGGATATGATGTGATGCACAGACCTTGCCTCATTGTAAAGCTTGGGCTAGCTTGCAGTACACTGGCATCTGAAGATAGACCTCGATTTGCTCAGGCAGTGGGTATGTTTCTCATTCTGTACATGCTGTATTTTGAATAGTTGGGGCAGGATTCTCCCCTCCTTTCATTTCCATAACATGGGTAAACTCAGTTTTTTTAGCTTATTAATTTTATGCCCTTGTTTAATGGCATCCACTCTTTGTTATTTCAGTATCACATGTAGAACATGGAATCGTGCAGTTGGTTGATGCAGACAATCCCCAAATTACTGTCTTGGTGGACTGTGAAGGGTTATCTCCATTGAAAATTCCCATGCAAATGATGAAATCTTGTTGTTCGCTGCTGCAAGAGCACTTCCCAAATCGTCTTGGTTGTTTGTTTGTCATACGACTCCCAGAAGTTCTTAATTTTACTGCCCAGAGCTTTATCCAGGTAGGCTCTCCTGTCTCTTTCATCAGCCTAAATTGACTTAGAAAGTAGTAAGAGAAGCTGCATCAGGTTGATGGTCTTCAAATGTATGGATCTTGAATGAATTGTTTAGATTAattgcaattttacattttcaTGTGAAACACCCATCTACATAATATCATATTTTCAGTTTCTTATCTGTTGAATTTAACACAGTATAGCATGTGAAACGGGGTGTTACTAAACAATCTTAATTTGTTCATTTCTGTCAAGAGTTTGGAGCCTACAACTCGGAAAAAGTTGAAAATGGAAGGGAAGATGTATCATAAGGTTCTTACTGATAATCTTCCAGCACTGCCATCATATCTCGGAGGCTGCTGCACTTGCTCAGAATGCTCTGAAATTGGCAATGGTAGAATGCTGCAACCTCATACAGCAGGGACCAGCAGGGGAGATAATGTGGGAGGTATTAGTGATAGTGACAATGAGGATTCAACATCATTGCATTTGCATCGTTCCAATGAATCCGAAGATCATTCGTTTGGTAACTATGAGCAGTTGTTGAGAACCATTCTCATAGGTTTTCTCATATTTTGGGTTTTCATATCTCTTGGATTTGTTATGTATGATGCCGGTAGTCACCATTTCCTCTCATCATAATGCAAAGAGTGCTGGCCAAATCAGTTTCCTTTTGCTGGTTGTGTAAATCTTCTTAGTGTGTGGCATTGTCCAAACAGTTAACGATGTATAGTTATCGGTTGCAATATAGATATGGAATTACTTAGCAATTATCAAAGATTCCTTAAGTCAGGGAAAAAAAAAATGCTTCTTCAGTTATTGTATTCTGTAGTCCTCTATATTTATGTTAGCAATAAGAAAACGATTTAGAAAAACTCGGTTGAGATTTGGTGCATGTTGGGGGTGTTCTGTTTTTGTTCTAACGTTATGCTGAAGTTCTGTGGAGGAGCTGAGAGAAAGGATAACAAACACTGAGAANNNNNNNNNNNNNNNNNNNNNNNNNNNNNNNNNNNNNNNNNNNNNNNNNNNNNNNNNNNNNNNNNNNNNNNNNNNNNNNNNNNNNNNNNNNNNNNNNNNNNNNNNNNNNNNNNNNNNNNNNNNNNNNNNNNNNNNNNNNNNNNNNNNNNNNNNNNNNNNNNNNNNNNNNNNNNNNNNNNNNNNNNNNNNNNNNNNNNNNNNNNNNNNNNNNNNNNNNNNNNNNNNNNNNNNNNNNNNNNNNNNNNNNNNNNNNNNNNNNNNNNNNNNNTGATATTGCTAATGAGATTTTCCTTATGCACGAGGTTAATGTTTCCTCATACATTTAGCAGAATTTAGCTTATATAACAAATTTCTTTTACTGAACTTTTGTATTTGCTTCATATTAGTTTTGTCCTCTAACAAGTCTTAGTCACATTGTGTAATGTCAGAGACACGTTTTTCTGATTTAAAACCGACTCTTATTTAATTGTTATAATCCAATATTTTGAAAGTAATACATTATAAGTAAATTTGCAATTGGGAGCATGGATGAGTCTGGTGACAGATTTAGTGGAATGTTCACTGGAATCTCAGGAAAGAATCATATGGATAATATTGATATTTTCCCATTATGCACCAGGAAATCACTAAAATTCTGCACTTCCTATTTTAAGAAATAAACTGTCCCAAATACAGAGCCTTATGTATGTGCATGTTACTATCAACACTCATTATCACCCTAATTTACATTGTCCCTCATCTCACTTGTTTATCTCAGAATCTCAGAAACTGGCAGCAGCATGACACAGCTATATTCATTGTCTGAATAGTGCAAATCCAGAAGAGACACTTACTATAaaccaataaaaaataaaaagaatgtgGGTGAGAATGAATATTCAAGACTATAATACACCACTTAATTTGGAGAAAAACTATATAGTAttcgtattttatattttatagcgTAAAATAAGACAAAGATGCACTACTTTCTTACATAGGATTTCCACCTACGTGAGACGTATTATGGTCATGTGATAGGAGGGTTTGCTTCTAAGTTTCCAAGAAAACCTTTATAAGcgtaaataaattattaaattttgtaGAGCGCTAGCGTCATCCACGATCCAATCCAAGAAAGTAGAAACAATGATCTTGGTGGGTATGGGTGTGGGTGTGGTCCTCCTGTGTTCcctcaaataaaaaatacaagcTCAAACTCAATTTTATTTCGTCAGCATAGAAAGTTAACATACAAAAGCATGCATTACTAATAGTGTTGCCATATTATATTGTAATTTGATTTGTTGGAGATGACGACATGTTATAGGttttatttaacaattttttttcattaaaaataagttttttttttgaaagtcaTAACAGACTCAACAGACTAAGTGGAGTATACAAACAGGAAATAAAAACATAGCATCTCCTATATCATTTTCAGTATGGCCATCAACAACATGAATTTGTTTCAAAGATCTATCAatgaatttatatttaaataagttCATTCCTACACAACATGATATTCCATATCTAGAAGAAAAATCCTAGTAACCATGTTTTGCGCTCCTCTTTTTTCAACGGTATCGTCTTCCAACTCTCAAAGTGTTTTCTAATGGATCCTGGGATGCACCAAACCCGACCCGCATGAGTAATCCATGCGTACCATACCTGCCAAGCATACTCACACGTAACAAACAAATGTTGCACATTTTCAAATtccttgttacacatgacacaaATATTGTCATTCTGATCAATAATTCCAAATCTACTCAATCGATCCTTTGTATTTACTCGGCCTACTAGCACAAACCAAGTAAACAACTCAACTCGAGGGGGCACTAGTCCTTTTCAGATTTCATTTGTGTACTTATATCAAAGGATATCATCTGTCAAAGTATGTTCATGCAagacctgcacaaatgagttagtagtatAAACGCCTTCCTTGTCAAATTTTCACACCACTCTATCTTGTACACTTGCTATCAATCTTACATCGTGCAATATATCGAGTATTTGATTCAAACTATCAATCTCCCATTGGCGGAGTTctctcctccattggaagttccacaCCCATTCTATCTCATCCAAAACCCACAGTCCCCAATTACAGATCCTTTGTTATTTGAAACCAAGAAAAGCCTCAGAAAAGGAATCTTTCAACTTTTCTGACTGTAGTCATGTATCCTCCCAAAATCTGGTTAGTCTACTATCTCCTACTTCCATAGCAAGTCCATCAATCATTTTCTGTCTGGCAATGTGCTTTTTTATTTGCAGGTTACATTATGTCTTTTCACGCCCCCTTTTGCTGGTAGAACTTAAGTAGATAGCAACTGGCTTGGGTTCAGATTATTGTACGAGCACACAACCTTCTACCATAATGGGCAGTTTTTCTTAGAGatcctccaccaccacttaaacaataaGACGGTGTTGTGAATCATGGCATCTCCCACTCCTAGCCCTCCTAGTTTCTTCGGTACTTGTATCAACTCCCACTTTACAAGGGCTAACCCAACTCTTCCATCGTCCTTCTCCCAAAAGAATTTCCGTTGcaatgaaattaattttttcgctACCGCAACTGGCATTTTATACAAACTCAGATAATAGACAGGTAAGCTATTGATAACAGACTTAATAAGGACCAACTTCCCTGCTTTATTGAAAATCTTTGCTTTCCATAAACTAAGTTTTTCCTctacattaaaaataagttaatatatattttataaccATATTTCATATTNNNATTGTTTATTACATTCTATGGGTCAATATAAAATCTTAACGAATGAAACATTATTCATTGATGTGATATTTGTTGCTTAATCATCAAAGGGGACATGCAATCTCATTGCTGAATTTAATTTGGTGGGCCATGTGACCCTTCATCGTTGCGAAGGGAAAGGTTCCAGTACAATTCTGGAACGGAAGTCAATCTGAGTGGATATCTATGAAAATCCCACTTCCATGGCCGATTCCTTTATTTGCCAGGAAACTTCTGGTTCTTAGTCTCAGCATTGTTGAACCCAATGCCACTAACTCTAACAAAGCGCATAACCACTCTTACTATATACAGTTTTAGATATTGTCTAATTTTTTATACTATTCTGAACATGACATAATTAGGTTCATCTTTGTCTTCTTATGAGACCTTATTATAACTCACCAGTATGTATAAGCAAATAATTAAATTGGTTCCTACATCTATCGTAACCATATACTACATAGGCTTTAAAATGTTGTCATTAATTAAAAAATGGAAAAGTATaaggtaccaacatattatctactaacttattaccaataataattaattattatattttaaacatatatataaagagacacatctagAAAATACAGCTATAAAGACATTTCTATTAAACAcagtcataaaaaaaatatttttattagacacattcacAAAGATACTTCCATTAAAcagaattataaataagagttggcaaaaGTTGGCAGAAATGCTGTTGATAACCTAGCGGGATTGTTAAAAAATATGTACGTTACAAGAAACATAACCACCCAATACTATCAAAAATCAAAATGGTATTTTCCATTAGAGTCCAAATATTTGGCAGAAATTGGCAGAAAATTAGCAAAATATTGGTAGCCAAATAATTGGTTTCTTATACTTAACTTTTGGCACGGTTTCAGTTGTTTCTTCGATCTACAAAGCTTATTCTCATTTTATTTCAGACAAAGGAAAATGGTTTCCTCATTGGTGCAAGTTTACTAGCAGGAGATTCCAAAAAGACAAAATATAAAGATAAGATTTACTATTTATATATACGAGGATAATATTGTattcaaaattttatatataatttccattagtttttcagaaaaaaaaaatataaacacaAGTTATGATTATTGTACACAAATGTTTTATGTATAAAGTGAAAGTTTAAGTGTATAACAAGGTTTTAGCCAACAATTTTATTTTCAACATTATTGTATAAAAATGATAATTGTAA
The DNA window shown above is from Arachis ipaensis cultivar K30076 chromosome B08, Araip1.1, whole genome shotgun sequence and carries:
- the LOC107613896 gene encoding uncharacterized protein LOC107613896 is translated as MGDMVDYSNSNMTRNPKQGSVATGKKSYRKSLILSRPKSVVLRYHQHLVSLIDGDFGTSAVGRITVFALKVAALEIVRRFSKSKCPFVWKGLQALQILCYPPFQWIQRWAPFKGLVESMQVLSRPLLALSIATIFSDQSELSDGKSDCVTDSHSDLVKSSELSPVQADMNTSQCSTDSKILESEYWLSQLFQELESQGICLPERINNDELRRFYAASNNDFSCFLTSIKKTVRWREAYRILTEEELEKWSKVVFWHGYDVMHRPCLIVKLGLACSTLASEDRPRFAQAVVSHVEHGIVQLVDADNPQITVLVDCEGLSPLKIPMQMMKSCCSLLQEHFPNRLGCLFVIRLPEVLNFTAQSFIQSLEPTTRKKLKMEGKMYHKVLTDNLPALPSYLGGCCTCSECSEIGNGRMLQPHTAGTSRGDNVGGISDSDNEDSTSLHLHRSNESEDHSFGNYEQLLRTILIGFLIFWVFISLGFVMYDAGSHHFLSS